Within the Prevotella scopos JCM 17725 genome, the region GTGTTAGTTCCTAACACACGTGGTGTGGATGATTAGCACGATACGTGCTAAGGGAGTAAACATCTCGAAAAACAACACAACAAAACAAGCTATAGGGCAAATTACAAGCTGTGACACGCTGTTAATCCTTGCATCAACTACCTTTGTATGAGTTTGAAAATCTCGAAGGAAGGTATAGAGAACATAGGTGACAGACTACATAACTTCTGTTAGTCACGCGTTAAAAGTCAATGGATATGGGGGACGACAGGCAAAGGTGAATGAGAAAAGCCAGTGTTTTAAGGGGTGGGAAACTTTAGTAAGGTATTCAACTTTTCTGCTGTGTTGAAACGATACGACTTGTCAGAGGTTTCGCTCTTATAGGCAATATTCTATTCGGCAAGTTCCTTCAGTCCGCGCCCCACGGTGTCGGCACCAGGTAACAGCGCACCTGGTCTCTGTCTGAACTGTCCTGTAAGCGCATTGATTTCCTCAAGACAATCCTCACAACAAAGGTAACTGAAGAAGAGGGAGCCCAGGATTCTTCCATGACAGAATGCCTTGCCTCTGCACCTGCGTCTGCCCAACACGGATTCGGTAAGTTTTTCAAAGCCCAACTTTGAGAAAACGTCCATAATATGATAAATTCCACCGAAAGAAGTGATATTCTCGTTTTTTATTGCTACCTTTGTCATGTCAGTTTTTTGCTTACTTGTTGTGTTTACAGCACCAAGATAGGTGAAAATTCTGACATATCCAAGTATTTTGAGAACTTTGTTTCTCAGGCACTTGGAGTTCTTACAAGAATTTATGCTGCGGAATTAAGGGAATATTAACATCAAATAGAATAAATTCAAGAAATGAATTGGAAAATTTTTGGAGTAAAATACGACAAACAAGAAACGTGGGCATTTGAACAAATGTCTTATTTGCTTTTTTGTGCAGAGTTCAACAATCGTGTTGGACTTTTCCGATATAAGAACCAAACAGGAATTGAGACAGAACCAATCGAAAAAGACGGAAAATTTTATGGTTTTCAATCTAAATACTACACTACATTAATCGCTGACAATAAAGAAGACATTATTGATTCAATTAAAAAAGCTAAATCCCAAAACAAGCAACTAGACGAATTATATCTTTACATCAACCAAGAACTTTCCGAAAGCACTACTAAAAGCAAAAAGAAACCGCAATATCAATTAGACATTGAGAAAGCCGCTAAGACAGCAGGAATAAGTATTCAATGGCGAGTCCCAAGTAATTTTGAATTACAATTATCTTTGCCTGAAAATAAATACATACATGACGTTTTTTTCAGTCTTGACCCAAACGAAGGAAATTTACTTGATGAGATTTATAAACACAACGAGAATATTTTACAAGCAATCCAGACAGAAATAACATTCGGAGACAAACAAATTAAAATTGACCGAAGTTCTGTTGTTGAATCAATAGCAAATGCTTCTCAAAAGAAAAAAAACATAATTATTTCGGGTGAAGGTGGCTGCGGTAAAACCGCAATTTTCAAAGAGTTTTATAACTCTTGCTTTAAGAAAATACCAATTTGTGTGTTTAAGGCAAATGAACTTAATGTAAATCACATTAACGACATATTTCACATAGACCACAAATTTACATTTGCACAGTTTCTCAATGCCTACAAGGACGAACCACTTAAAATATTTGTAATTGATTCCGCAGAAAAACTTGCAGAGATTTCTAGCAACGATATTCTTACTACGTTAATTCAAAAGTTAAAAGAGAATGCTTGGAATATCATCTTTACAACACGCTACGCTTATCTTAACGATTTAACTTTTTTGATAAAAGAGAATTATCAGTTGCCGTTTGACGTAAATGATGTTTCTCTGATTGGTACTGAGGAATTAAAATCAATAACAGACGAATTCAAATTCCCACTTCCCGACAATCAAAAATTCGTAGAGCGACTTAGAAACTTGTTTTACCTAAGAGAATATGTTCAACAACATTCCAACATTGACAAACAAGGAAACTACAAAGAATTTATTGACTTGCTTTGGAAAAAGCGAATACAAAATACCGTTCAAAAAGACAACCTGCACCTTGAACGAGAAAAATGTATTATCAGCATTGCCAAACAAAGGTGTGAAACAGGACGGTTCTATATCAATGCTGATAGTTTACCACAATCAGCATTGTTTCAATTAAAGCAAGATGAAATACTCGGCTATGATGATACTCATTGCGGATATTTTATTACTCACGATATTTATGAAGAATGGACATTGAATAAAATTGTTTCCCGAAGTTTTTCAAACACATCAACCACAAAAGAGTTTCTTGACGACTTAGGGAATTCTTTACCCATTCGCAGAGCATTTAGGTTATGGCTATCAGACCATTTATCAGAAAACAGTAAGGAAATAGAAATTTTCATTCAAAGTGCTTTTACAAGCACTGATGTTATTCAATTTTGGAAAGACGAAATTTTAGTTTCCGTTTTACTTTCAGATTATTCAGAAACATTCTTTAAATTTTTTGAGAAAGAAATCATTGCAGATGATTTTAAAATACTAAAACGAATTTTGTTCCTGCTAAGAATCGCCTGTACTGATATTTCTGCAATTCAAAATATTGAAATTATAAAACCTAAAGGTAAAGGTTGGGAAGAAGTAATTGCCCTTATTTACAAACATGAAACTGACTTTTTCGACAACAACCTAAAACTTGTTTTACCTGTTTTAACTGATTGGTGCGCATTCAATAAAAAAGGAGTAACAACAAGATACACAGGTTTATTAGCATTAAGCGTAATACAAAAAACTGAAACTGAAGAAAATTTCTTCATACACGATGTTGCGGAAGAAAAAATTTTGAAAGTGGTTTTTAATTCAGCCAATGAACTAAAAACCGAACTAAAAGAAATATTTGACAAAGTAGTTTCTAATACATGGACAGAATACAGAGCCCCCTACGAAGGACTTTGCTCTAAAATTTTAGAGAAGCCCTACATAGCAATTGAATTAATTAAAACACTTCCATTATCTGTTATTCAATTATGTGATTTATTTTGGCAAAAACAGCCGAAAAAGCAAGACGGATTTGGATATGAAAGCGATACAATGGAAAGTCGTTATGGCTTACTGGGCAAACACGAATTGAATTATTTCCCCTCAAATGCTAATCAAACGCCAATAAAATGGTTATTGCAAATAGAATTCTGCAAAACACTTGATTTTATCATAGATTTTACAAATAGGGCTGTTGATTCTTATAGTAAATCCGACTATGGACAACAAGACGTTAAAAAAATCACATTACACGTAAGCGAAACGAAAGTAACACAGTATTTGAGTGACGCAATTTGGAGTATGTATCGTGGAGGAGGAAGTCCCTCTGTTCCCCACGTATTAGAGTCAATGCATATGGCATTAGAAAAAATTCTTTTAGAATTTTCTCTAATCTCAAAGTCCGAAATAATTCAGAATATACTTCTTAAAATTCTCATTCAATCAAAATCAGCTTCACTTACTTCTGTTGTTTGTAGTGTTGTGCTTGCGAATCCTGATAAGTTCTATGATGTTGCTTTGATTTTATTCAAAACAATTGAATTATTTCACATAGACACGATTAGGTGGTCAGGCGAATTTCATACTAAATCACTGTATGGTATAGGATATGGAATGGATAAAATAAAAGACATTTTATACACAGATGAAAGATTGAAAACTTATGAAGATAAACATAGAAACTCAAATTTAGAATCATTGTTTCTTAATTATCAACTTTTTGGTGTCAAAGGATTTAACGAAGAGCAGAATACTGAATACATCGGTAAATTATACGACATTATTGACCAATATAAATCAAATACTTCAACAAGTAAATCCTTTGGAATATTGTTGGCTAGAATGGATAGACGTAATTTAATACCAAAAGTATCACAGCATGACGACAACCATTTACGAATAGAATTTACGCCTAAAGAACTTTCTGACGAACATAAAAAGGAAAGCGAAGAAGCGTTAAATCAACATCAAGAACTTCTTAAATACTCTTCGCTAAGAATGTGGGCTGATTTTTTGATTGGTGCGAGAAATCAAACTAAAAGCGCAAAGCAAGAGGAATATGACAACAATCCTCTTTTAGCTTTATCAGAAACAAAGCAACTTGTTGAAGAACTGAAAGCAGGACGAAACGGAATAGGTATGCTTGATTATTCTATACCTGCGTTTTCGTGTTCTAAATTATTACTTGAACACAAAGACAAATTATCAAAAGAAGATAAGCTTTTTTGTAAAGAAATTATTCTTTCTTCCCTGTCGAATCTTTTCACCGATAATTATGATTATCAAATAAGTGATGGCGTTGAAGCCTCTATTCATGCAATTCCATCATTAATAAAAGAATACCCTGATGAAATAGAAAGCTATGTTTCTATAATGGTTTTAACTCTTTTCGATGAAACATCTCTTGGTGCTTACAAAAGAATATGTGATTACGTTATTGAATCTATTCATAATTCAAAATTATGGGAGCAAAATTCAAAAGTTGCACAGGCAATTCTGTTCGGATATGTAAAACTCAAACCCATCTACAAAACCATTGTTGCTGAAAAAAGAAAAGAAATTGGTTGGGGACGAATTTCTAAAAAATCCATTTTCGAAGAATTAGAGAAAAGAAATTCTGATTTCACTTTTGAAAATTCATCATTAGACATAAACAACATTACTTCACTTGATATTCATTCTTTGGAAATAGTTCTTCAGTTAATACCATCTGACACGAAAGATATAATTCACTTAGAAATTTATGCAAAATCGTTGCCCTTATTAGCTTCACAGTTATTAAAAGACAGAAGAAGTTACAAAGATGATTCAGGAGACAATTCTAACATTTACTTATTACGCTTGCATATTTTCAAAAATTTTGCTTATTTCATTTTACATAGAGAGAAATATGAAATTGATGCGTTTCTAAAACCATTTGTTGACTCATTTTCTTCAACCGAAGAAACAGCTTCATTTATTGGAGAATTAGTAAGTGCAGAGGATTATCTAAACAAGTATGAACAATTTTGGCATATTTGGGACAATCTATATCCAAAAATAAAAGAACTATGTGTAAATCCATGTGGCTATCATTTAAAAGAAATCATAATAAATTATTTTTTCGCATGGCGTTGGTGGCGTGAAGGAATTGAAGATTGGCATAGTTTAAAAGAGGGAAATTTATCCCTTTATGCAAATGCTTCAAAAGATATAGGAAACATTCCTGCTGTATTGTATTCTGTTGTCAAAGTTTTAAATTCAATCGGGACAAACTTTAAAGACGAAGGTATTGATTGGATTTATACAATTGTGTCAAACAACAAATTGTTACATCATGACGACTTAGAATCAAACACTTTATATTATTTGGAAAAGTTTTTAAGAAAGTTCGTTTTCATCAACAGACAAAAAATAAAAGAAGAAATTAGATTGAAAAATAAAATTATTCCGATTCTTGATTTCATGATTGAACGAGGTTCTATGCATGGATATTTATTAAGAGAAAGTATTTTATGATATTGCTGTCCGGTAAAACTTTATGGGCTATCTGTATTAGTTAAAATAGACTTGAACTTATTATTCCTTAGAATTATCGGTTATTATAGGTCTATTCTTGTCTAAATAAGTGCATTTTATAATGCTTACAGTTTGAAACTGAAAACCAAGCTCCAGAATGAGTAAAACTGCTGCAATACCGATGGATAAAGAGATACAGAGCTTTCAGTTTACTTTTACCGGACAGCAATAATTTTATGAAAACCATAACAACATGAAAACACCTGCTTCCAACAAGCATATAGGCATAAGTAGTGCTGTAGGCTCGCGGAAGCAGTGGTGAAAACCTGCAAGTATCTTGCTTGTACAAACTACAGTTAACTATCCCTTGCACTAATATGTCGATTGATATGAAAATAAGTTGAAAATGATTTGGATTTGTCTTAGAATTCTTTTGAGCCGTCTCAACTCACTGTCAAAAGTAACGAGGTGTTTTTCATTGGGGTTTCTTTGCTCCTTTCTTTATCCACTTAGGTTCACGAAAGAAAGGATCGGTCGGCAAATCTGCCGACTGCGTTACTCTGTCTGTTCTTCTTGAACGGTTATCCGTCCCGTCCTTACATCGGGGTGGGTGGAGAAAGCCCAATTCACCTCCTCATCGGGCAGGGTGCTGCGAATATTCCAAGCCAGTACCAATCCGCAATTCTGAATGACCTTTTGCCGTGCTTCCTCCCTGCTTTTGGCAACCACCTCAAACACTCCCTCGAAAATGTACTGCATTCGTACTCTGTAAACTCTCTTCTTCATATTCTCCAATAGTCCGTTAAATATTATGCTGCATCAGCAGCGAAACTAAATATATCATTTATCCTTTCTTTATTTAATGGCGTGTTCGGTCTTTTCTCGAACACGTCAATAATTCGTTGCGCGTAATAGGCATCCACTTCCAACATACGATTCCTTAGATTTACACTTTCCTGTCACTACTGTCATCCAAAGAGAGTTTATAACTAATTAGTTTATAAGGAGTTTGTGCTAAATGTTAAAATGACAGCAAACTAAATCGAAAATAGTTTTGTAAGTAAACGCTTAAATTTAAGTCTATCGTAACACTTCAAAACTCTGGATAGACATGATAAAACGTAAGAACCCTGTAGTATAAATAAGAGAAAAGGTCTTTGTGGGCTTAAAGTTCGTTTGCATGCTATAAACACCTATTTCTTTATAGTAAGAGCAAATACATAAAAATAGAAACAAAGGCTTGTAAGAAAGATTACATAGATTCTTATAGAATAATGTACGCTACTTAGAAATTGTTTTAAGAGATATCTAATGTAACTTTGCACTCGGAAGTTAACGAATACGTTTACAAACTCCGAGTGCTATTCTTTGAATATCAATTTCGCATTCCTAAAACTTACTTCTTTGGAACAAAAGTCTCCCATGTTTGGTCATCAAAGAAGATACGAATCTCTGTGATACGACGTTGTGGTTTGTCAATATATTTTACCTCTGTGCGAGACGGACTTTTGTACATATTATCACTATATGGAGAGCTAATCTGTTCCGTCTCTGGTAGTGAGGAGGGGGTAGGATTAGGAAAGTCAAGCACACCCTCAGAGACTCCAGGAGACATCATACCAGCTTCTCCAGTTGAAGAATTAGGTTCAGAAACCTGATCCTTAAACATAGGTCCTTGTCCATACAGAAGCCAATCAAGATTAATCTTTGTAAACTTACTCTTGATAGCCTCAACTGTATTTAGAGTCGGTTTTGTTCTACCAGTAAAAATACTACTAAGAGATGCTGATGAGATTCCTATGAAATCTGCGAAAGTTTGTTGAGTCATGTGCTGACTCTCCATGAGCTGTCTGATTCGATCTTTCATATCCAAATTCTATCGTTCGTTA harbors:
- the avs4 gene encoding AVAST type 4 anti-phage nuclease Avs4, with protein sequence MNWKIFGVKYDKQETWAFEQMSYLLFCAEFNNRVGLFRYKNQTGIETEPIEKDGKFYGFQSKYYTTLIADNKEDIIDSIKKAKSQNKQLDELYLYINQELSESTTKSKKKPQYQLDIEKAAKTAGISIQWRVPSNFELQLSLPENKYIHDVFFSLDPNEGNLLDEIYKHNENILQAIQTEITFGDKQIKIDRSSVVESIANASQKKKNIIISGEGGCGKTAIFKEFYNSCFKKIPICVFKANELNVNHINDIFHIDHKFTFAQFLNAYKDEPLKIFVIDSAEKLAEISSNDILTTLIQKLKENAWNIIFTTRYAYLNDLTFLIKENYQLPFDVNDVSLIGTEELKSITDEFKFPLPDNQKFVERLRNLFYLREYVQQHSNIDKQGNYKEFIDLLWKKRIQNTVQKDNLHLEREKCIISIAKQRCETGRFYINADSLPQSALFQLKQDEILGYDDTHCGYFITHDIYEEWTLNKIVSRSFSNTSTTKEFLDDLGNSLPIRRAFRLWLSDHLSENSKEIEIFIQSAFTSTDVIQFWKDEILVSVLLSDYSETFFKFFEKEIIADDFKILKRILFLLRIACTDISAIQNIEIIKPKGKGWEEVIALIYKHETDFFDNNLKLVLPVLTDWCAFNKKGVTTRYTGLLALSVIQKTETEENFFIHDVAEEKILKVVFNSANELKTELKEIFDKVVSNTWTEYRAPYEGLCSKILEKPYIAIELIKTLPLSVIQLCDLFWQKQPKKQDGFGYESDTMESRYGLLGKHELNYFPSNANQTPIKWLLQIEFCKTLDFIIDFTNRAVDSYSKSDYGQQDVKKITLHVSETKVTQYLSDAIWSMYRGGGSPSVPHVLESMHMALEKILLEFSLISKSEIIQNILLKILIQSKSASLTSVVCSVVLANPDKFYDVALILFKTIELFHIDTIRWSGEFHTKSLYGIGYGMDKIKDILYTDERLKTYEDKHRNSNLESLFLNYQLFGVKGFNEEQNTEYIGKLYDIIDQYKSNTSTSKSFGILLARMDRRNLIPKVSQHDDNHLRIEFTPKELSDEHKKESEEALNQHQELLKYSSLRMWADFLIGARNQTKSAKQEEYDNNPLLALSETKQLVEELKAGRNGIGMLDYSIPAFSCSKLLLEHKDKLSKEDKLFCKEIILSSLSNLFTDNYDYQISDGVEASIHAIPSLIKEYPDEIESYVSIMVLTLFDETSLGAYKRICDYVIESIHNSKLWEQNSKVAQAILFGYVKLKPIYKTIVAEKRKEIGWGRISKKSIFEELEKRNSDFTFENSSLDINNITSLDIHSLEIVLQLIPSDTKDIIHLEIYAKSLPLLASQLLKDRRSYKDDSGDNSNIYLLRLHIFKNFAYFILHREKYEIDAFLKPFVDSFSSTEETASFIGELVSAEDYLNKYEQFWHIWDNLYPKIKELCVNPCGYHLKEIIINYFFAWRWWREGIEDWHSLKEGNLSLYANASKDIGNIPAVLYSVVKVLNSIGTNFKDEGIDWIYTIVSNNKLLHHDDLESNTLYYLEKFLRKFVFINRQKIKEEIRLKNKIIPILDFMIERGSMHGYLLRESIL
- a CDS encoding helix-turn-helix domain-containing protein, with the translated sequence MKDRIRQLMESQHMTQQTFADFIGISSASLSSIFTGRTKPTLNTVEAIKSKFTKINLDWLLYGQGPMFKDQVSEPNSSTGEAGMMSPGVSEGVLDFPNPTPSSLPETEQISSPYSDNMYKSPSRTEVKYIDKPQRRITEIRIFFDDQTWETFVPKK